A single window of Syntrophotalea acetylenica DNA harbors:
- a CDS encoding TonB-dependent receptor domain-containing protein, producing MRGHSAAQTRSGAGGGYHWQDRADKSDGDYTYLVGLRYDLFDGTRLKASHARKIRFPTLRDLYDPERGNLDLDAEVTWNTEVGFEQDLPAATTVSLTGFYMDIEDFIERPDGEVQVQNYEKYEFYGVEVAAENRYFDELLLRASYSYLHSEDKSSDSNRDQLQNRPEHKVVLEAAYQLPWNMSVYGSAMWVANAYTYNDDVTIKKRIPEYLVFDFRLSKKVANALDLYFGIHNAFDADYVTSYGIPHAGRAMYGGVTWKF from the coding sequence ATACGAGGTCACTCCGCTGCCCAAACTCGGTCTGGTGCTGGGGGCGGTTACCACTGGCAGGACCGGGCGGACAAGTCCGATGGGGACTACACCTACCTTGTCGGTCTGCGCTACGACCTTTTCGACGGAACCCGCCTGAAGGCCTCCCATGCCCGCAAGATCCGCTTCCCGACCCTGCGCGATCTGTATGATCCGGAACGGGGCAATCTGGATCTGGATGCCGAGGTGACCTGGAACACCGAAGTCGGCTTCGAGCAGGACCTGCCTGCCGCCACCACGGTTTCACTGACCGGTTTTTATATGGACATTGAGGATTTCATTGAACGGCCCGATGGCGAAGTTCAGGTGCAAAACTACGAAAAATACGAATTCTACGGCGTGGAAGTGGCGGCCGAAAACCGTTATTTCGACGAATTGTTGCTGCGTGCCAGTTATTCCTACCTGCACAGCGAGGATAAAAGTTCCGACAGCAACCGCGACCAGCTTCAGAATAGACCCGAACACAAGGTGGTGCTGGAAGCGGCCTACCAGCTGCCCTGGAACATGAGTGTTTACGGCAGCGCCATGTGGGTGGCCAACGCCTATACCTACAACGATGATGTTACGATCAAAAAGCGCATACCGGAATACCTGGTGTTCGATTTCCGGCTCAGCAAAAAAGTGGCGAACGCGCTGGATCTGTATTTCGGCATCCACAATGCCTTTGATGCGGATTACGTGACCAGCTATGGCATTCCCCATGCCGGCCGTGCCATGTACGGCGGGGTGACCTGGAAGTTCTGA
- a CDS encoding ABC transporter ATP-binding protein codes for MVVLLQLQNFSYAYPGTGTAVLQDVNLEIEAGCCYCLTGPTGSGKTTVALALKGLLDSVDCSGTIDRFGTPDTREVRVGLVLQNPETQLLATTVGAEVAFGLENLCVDPQAMPARVEAALSLVDLCKPLDYPVAMLSMGQKYRLLVAALLVMEPQLLILDEPAAQLDPQGLAALCRVLSDLKARGVAVVLCEHRPGPLLEVVDRFWQMDGNGRLFPGRWQAPEAPPAISAGQAGTDFADAPALLQVRDLSFSGHGTVPVWKDVCFDIHRGQCVVVTGMNGTGKTTLLRVLAGFLKPGRGSIRIFDGEPEPRLLRRRLGCLFQNPQKQIFENTVREEIAFPLKRFGWPAADRAARIEETLRLCGIEHLIDASPHKLSYGQKHLVAIASVLAPAPEMLFLDDPFAGLDGARQRDVMDVLDSWSRERGVTLVITSHDPEQVPGLADGHLHIEGGRIGWR; via the coding sequence ATGGTTGTGCTGTTGCAGTTGCAGAATTTTTCCTACGCTTATCCAGGCACCGGCACAGCTGTTTTGCAGGACGTCAACCTGGAGATCGAAGCCGGGTGCTGTTATTGCCTGACCGGACCGACCGGGTCCGGTAAAACCACCGTGGCGCTGGCGCTGAAGGGACTGCTGGACAGTGTGGACTGTTCCGGGACGATCGACCGCTTCGGAACGCCCGACACTAGAGAGGTTCGCGTCGGACTGGTTCTGCAGAATCCCGAAACCCAGCTTCTGGCAACGACCGTTGGTGCTGAAGTCGCTTTTGGTCTGGAGAATCTCTGCGTTGATCCGCAAGCTATGCCGGCGCGCGTGGAGGCCGCGCTTTCCCTGGTCGATCTGTGCAAGCCGCTCGATTATCCCGTCGCCATGCTGTCCATGGGGCAGAAATACCGTTTGCTGGTGGCCGCGTTGCTGGTCATGGAGCCGCAACTGCTGATACTCGATGAACCGGCTGCGCAACTCGATCCGCAGGGTCTGGCGGCTCTTTGCCGGGTCCTGTCCGATTTGAAGGCCCGCGGGGTTGCAGTCGTGTTGTGCGAGCACCGCCCCGGTCCGTTGCTCGAGGTGGTGGATCGTTTCTGGCAGATGGACGGCAACGGAAGGCTCTTCCCGGGGCGCTGGCAGGCGCCTGAAGCGCCGCCCGCGATTTCGGCTGGCCAGGCTGGGACGGATTTTGCCGATGCGCCGGCTCTTTTGCAGGTGCGGGATCTGTCTTTTTCGGGACATGGAACGGTACCGGTCTGGAAAGATGTCTGCTTTGATATCCACCGGGGACAGTGCGTGGTCGTCACCGGCATGAACGGCACGGGCAAGACCACCTTGCTGCGGGTGCTGGCCGGTTTCCTCAAGCCAGGTCGTGGCAGCATACGCATCTTCGATGGCGAACCGGAACCCCGTTTGTTGCGCCGGCGACTTGGCTGCCTGTTCCAGAACCCCCAAAAACAGATTTTTGAAAATACCGTGCGCGAGGAGATTGCCTTTCCTCTCAAGCGGTTTGGCTGGCCGGCGGCGGATCGGGCCGCCCGTATCGAGGAAACCCTGCGCTTGTGTGGCATCGAACATCTTATCGATGCTTCGCCGCATAAACTCAGTTATGGGCAGAAACACCTGGTCGCCATCGCTTCGGTTTTGGCGCCCGCTCCAGAGATGCTTTTTCTGGATGATCCCTTCGCCGGTCTCGACGGTGCCCGACAGCGGGATGTCATGGACGTTCTGGACAGCTGGAGCCGGGAACGCGGTGTTACCCTGGTGATCACCTCCCATGATCCGGAGCAGGTTCCGGGTCTGGCCGACGGGCACCTGCATATCGAGGGGGGACGCATTGGCTGGCGATAG
- a CDS encoding energy-coupling factor transporter transmembrane component T family protein yields the protein MAGDSFSRLHTALAQGHRRDDGPAEPGKGISLPVGVKMLLALTLSCVAFVARSGVFLGALTAANAVVFLLLRPQGVSWWRQGRYFVLQSSTIVILYIIRFGSLEGIWDGLLISWQLFLAFWPTMIFAKTTSQTKIVRAMNRVMPGHVSFVLATCLKFAPHLLEEFRDIYEGQVLRGARILPRDLLKPWNWPDLVHCVVVPAVVQGMALAGNIALAARARDFGLYSRRTCWPGD from the coding sequence TTGGCTGGCGATAGTTTCTCCCGATTGCATACGGCCTTGGCCCAGGGCCATCGCCGTGATGATGGACCCGCTGAGCCTGGCAAGGGGATCTCGCTGCCGGTAGGGGTCAAGATGCTGCTGGCGTTGACCCTTTCCTGTGTAGCTTTCGTGGCGCGCAGCGGGGTTTTTCTCGGCGCTCTTACTGCCGCCAACGCCGTGGTGTTTTTACTGCTTCGCCCGCAGGGTGTGTCATGGTGGCGGCAGGGGCGCTATTTTGTCTTGCAGAGCTCTACCATCGTCATTTTGTATATTATCCGCTTCGGATCCCTGGAGGGCATTTGGGACGGTCTATTGATCTCCTGGCAACTTTTTCTGGCCTTCTGGCCGACCATGATATTCGCCAAGACCACATCCCAGACCAAGATCGTCCGCGCCATGAACCGCGTCATGCCGGGGCATGTTTCCTTCGTGCTGGCTACCTGTCTCAAGTTCGCCCCGCATTTGCTGGAAGAGTTTCGGGATATCTACGAAGGGCAGGTGTTGCGCGGCGCCAGGATTTTGCCGCGAGACCTGCTGAAACCATGGAACTGGCCGGATCTGGTGCATTGTGTCGTGGTGCCGGCCGTTGTACAGGGGATGGCTTTGGCAGGGAATATCGCCCTGGCCGCCCGCGCCCGGGATTTCGGGCTTTACTCCCGGCGCACCTGCTGGCCCGGGGACTAG
- a CDS encoding MotA/TolQ/ExbB proton channel family protein, producing the protein MQNWLAFLEKAGPIGLMIIFCSVIALFIIVERALAFRSLRLRDGRLYHRLRKRAQEGSFDEAAALARQERHPWAVAMVEVLARLAGKGGASTRTELEKTFSHVAAREVRGMERFLPTLFLIASISPLLGLLGTVTGMIKAFKAIENLGGKVDASVLAGGIWEAMLTTALGLGVAIPAMVAHNYLQGRVHATVADMKEETGIFLDALEDAGILAAGENKNTVRVQSINGSGREVG; encoded by the coding sequence ATGCAGAACTGGTTGGCTTTTCTGGAAAAAGCGGGTCCGATCGGACTCATGATCATCTTCTGTTCGGTGATCGCCCTGTTCATTATTGTCGAGAGGGCGCTGGCTTTCCGCTCGTTGCGCCTGCGGGACGGCCGCCTGTATCATCGACTGCGCAAGCGGGCCCAGGAAGGCAGTTTTGACGAGGCCGCGGCGTTGGCCAGACAGGAACGTCATCCCTGGGCAGTGGCCATGGTCGAGGTTCTTGCGCGACTGGCAGGCAAGGGCGGCGCTTCGACCCGTACCGAACTTGAGAAAACCTTCAGCCATGTGGCGGCGCGGGAAGTGCGCGGCATGGAGCGTTTTCTGCCGACCCTGTTTCTCATCGCCAGCATTTCACCCTTGCTTGGCCTGCTCGGAACCGTAACCGGCATGATCAAGGCCTTCAAGGCCATTGAAAACCTTGGCGGAAAGGTCGATGCATCGGTTCTGGCCGGCGGGATATGGGAGGCCATGCTGACCACCGCCCTGGGGTTGGGAGTCGCTATCCCTGCCATGGTCGCGCACAACTATCTGCAGGGCCGGGTGCATGCGACAGTGGCCGATATGAAGGAGGAGACGGGCATTTTCCTCGACGCTCTTGAAGATGCCGGCATTCTCGCCGCCGGGGAGAATAAGAACACCGTCCGGGTGCAATCCATCAACGGTAGCGGCAGGGAGGTCGGGTAA
- a CDS encoding ExbD/TolR family protein produces the protein MEIPVRSQTTGLNLTPLIDIVFLLLVFFLLTTHFIEEDGIGVRLPSAASTTVREKDEVAVAITRDGRYFIAGQQLPLARVEETLRGRLKPDTIVVIRGDRDVPLQTAVSVMERVKKAGANRIVVATLEEAGAS, from the coding sequence ATGGAGATCCCGGTGCGCTCTCAGACGACAGGGCTGAACCTGACCCCACTGATCGACATCGTCTTTTTGCTGCTGGTTTTTTTTCTTCTGACCACCCACTTTATCGAGGAAGACGGTATCGGAGTCCGACTGCCTTCCGCGGCCAGTACCACGGTTCGCGAAAAGGATGAGGTGGCCGTGGCCATTACCCGTGACGGCCGCTATTTCATCGCCGGGCAACAACTGCCGCTGGCCAGGGTCGAGGAGACCTTGCGGGGGAGGCTCAAACCGGACACCATCGTCGTTATCCGCGGTGACCGTGATGTGCCGCTGCAGACCGCTGTCTCGGTAATGGAGCGGGTTAAAAAGGCGGGCGCCAACCGTATCGTGGTGGCTACCCTCGAAGAGGCGGGGGCATCGTGA
- a CDS encoding energy transducer TonB, with product MKFSRTWVAMMVSVGVHVGMVLALAIGMITPVRRVNRIEVDLEGVAMPIMPPDVAAPLPAAGPEMPSLASIPTPAAAPRKLPRPAPVVAMPAQAPAPSLPVADGDFPPAEVGALPGPPSVAMTTGVGGGGDGGAGSASGSGGGGAGLAGGGRGRRGGGSGSALAGYLQAIRARVDAAKRYPQMAQQRRQEGTAVVSFRLTPSGELVAEPVVSRSSGYRQLDDAAVRAVSRGAPYPRFPLDPSEMRAIEIPVKFYLR from the coding sequence GTGAAATTCAGTCGCACATGGGTGGCCATGATGGTCTCCGTCGGGGTGCATGTTGGCATGGTCCTGGCTCTTGCCATCGGCATGATCACCCCTGTGCGGCGGGTCAATCGTATCGAGGTTGACCTCGAGGGAGTCGCGATGCCGATCATGCCTCCGGACGTTGCCGCCCCTTTGCCTGCTGCCGGGCCGGAAATGCCCAGTCTCGCATCTATACCGACCCCCGCTGCGGCTCCGCGCAAATTACCCAGGCCGGCTCCTGTCGTGGCCATGCCTGCTCAGGCGCCGGCTCCATCCCTTCCGGTAGCCGATGGCGATTTTCCACCAGCGGAAGTCGGCGCTTTGCCCGGCCCCCCCAGCGTCGCAATGACGACCGGAGTTGGCGGGGGCGGTGATGGCGGAGCTGGTTCGGCCTCCGGTTCCGGAGGTGGCGGTGCCGGTTTGGCCGGAGGCGGTCGGGGACGCAGGGGGGGCGGCTCCGGCTCGGCTCTGGCCGGATATCTGCAGGCCATCAGGGCCAGGGTCGACGCGGCAAAACGTTATCCGCAGATGGCGCAGCAGCGACGCCAGGAAGGCACCGCGGTTGTCTCCTTCCGGCTGACTCCTTCAGGAGAACTGGTCGCCGAACCGGTAGTCAGCCGAAGTTCGGGCTACCGGCAGTTGGACGATGCTGCGGTTCGTGCCGTTTCACGGGGCGCTCCCTATCCCCGATTCCCTCTCGATCCGAGTGAAATGAGGGCGATTGAAATACCGGTGAAGTTTTATCTCCGGTAA
- a CDS encoding NAD(P)/FAD-dependent oxidoreductase, whose product MANEADAFLQGRFSVGQLAVEDLPDGHWDVIVVGGGPGGSVAAMELASLGHRVLLCDRQWFPREKVCGDGLTPAAMRLLRRFGMCEEVEAVGHRCASLSIFSPSRVRIDMPADYLTVRREIYDALLVRRAAAAGVTFVRGTVRLLGHRPDGAAEVVFREGGRRHAAACCLLATGTRLDLARQAGLGTAAALTGAALRCYVRSSLPLDQLVIACEAAVLPGYAWIFPVGQGLFNVGCGLFMQGRRNKRINLKRVFASFLRDFPLTRRLLAQGQVETPWQGALLRSGWRQVLPMARGPYLGIGEMVGTTSPYTGEGIGKAMQSGILAARLAHRCLLRGDVTCLQRMPVYLGQLAGLRYGDFNRTRRWFLSPALVDFVAGRIHNSPYLYNALQGILQEKVDPAQVFSWRGVWRSFRF is encoded by the coding sequence ATGGCGAACGAAGCAGACGCTTTTTTGCAGGGAAGGTTTTCTGTCGGACAGTTAGCGGTTGAAGACCTGCCCGACGGCCACTGGGACGTGATTGTTGTCGGAGGCGGTCCCGGCGGTAGCGTCGCCGCCATGGAACTCGCCTCCCTTGGGCATCGGGTTTTGCTTTGCGACCGGCAGTGGTTTCCCCGGGAAAAGGTCTGCGGAGACGGCTTGACACCGGCAGCGATGCGTCTTTTGCGGCGTTTCGGGATGTGCGAGGAGGTTGAAGCCGTCGGACATCGCTGCGCCAGCCTGAGTATTTTCAGCCCGTCCCGGGTGCGCATCGATATGCCTGCAGACTACCTCACGGTGCGGCGTGAAATCTATGATGCCTTGCTCGTGCGCAGAGCGGCGGCCGCAGGGGTGACTTTTGTGCGCGGTACCGTGCGGTTGTTGGGACACAGGCCCGACGGTGCCGCCGAGGTCGTGTTTCGAGAGGGGGGGCGGCGTCATGCCGCCGCTTGTTGTCTGCTGGCCACCGGCACCCGGCTGGATTTGGCGCGGCAGGCCGGGTTGGGGACGGCCGCGGCATTGACCGGCGCGGCTCTGCGCTGCTATGTGCGTTCGTCGCTGCCCCTCGATCAACTGGTGATTGCTTGCGAAGCAGCGGTTCTGCCGGGTTATGCCTGGATTTTCCCCGTGGGGCAGGGACTGTTCAATGTTGGTTGCGGCCTGTTCATGCAGGGGAGGCGCAACAAGCGCATTAATCTCAAAAGGGTATTCGCATCCTTTTTGCGGGATTTCCCTCTGACCCGGCGCCTGCTTGCGCAAGGGCAGGTTGAAACTCCATGGCAGGGGGCGCTTCTGCGCAGCGGCTGGAGACAAGTCCTGCCGATGGCCCGGGGGCCTTATCTTGGCATTGGGGAAATGGTCGGTACGACATCACCTTATACGGGAGAAGGCATCGGCAAGGCAATGCAGAGCGGAATCCTCGCCGCGAGGCTGGCGCATCGCTGCCTGCTCAGAGGGGACGTCACCTGTTTGCAGCGTATGCCCGTTTATTTGGGCCAGCTTGCCGGTTTGCGCTACGGGGATTTTAACCGCACCCGCAGGTGGTTTCTTTCTCCTGCCCTGGTTGATTTTGTTGCCGGCCGTATCCACAACAGCCCTTATCTCTACAACGCATTGCAGGGCATTTTGCAAGAAAAAGTCGACCCCGCGCAGGTTTTTTCCTGGCGCGGGGTATGGCGATCATTCAGATTCTGA
- a CDS encoding KamA family radical SAM protein: MGYRKYITRIDQIPELDNLNEQQKQTLNSVVKRYAFRTNEYYQSLIDWEDPDDPIRRIVIPSADELEPWGKLDASGESRYARAPGLEHKYADTAVLLVSDVCGALCRFCFRKRLFMDDNQEVSRDVSAGLAYIRRHPEINNVLVTGGDPLLLSTRRLTEIVEQLRAIDHVRIIRIGSKMPAFNPFRILDDPDLLRMFKTHSRPDRRIYLMAQFNHPRELTEEARRALDMVQQSGVCIMHQTPMIRGVNDDPTTLGELFNELSYLGVAPYYLFQCRPTEGNAAYTVPIEEGYQIFAEALKTCSGLARRCRYTMSHATGKIEVAGLTAERIFFRFHRPADSEQSLSNLLVCARNPKACWLDDYAEAKSPLRLARNSFH, encoded by the coding sequence ATGGGTTACAGAAAATACATCACCCGCATTGACCAGATCCCCGAACTGGACAACCTGAACGAACAACAGAAACAGACGCTCAATTCGGTCGTCAAACGCTATGCGTTCCGCACCAACGAATATTATCAATCCCTTATCGACTGGGAAGATCCCGATGACCCCATCCGCAGGATCGTTATACCCAGCGCCGACGAACTGGAGCCCTGGGGCAAACTCGACGCCTCCGGCGAGTCCCGTTACGCCAGGGCGCCGGGACTCGAACACAAGTATGCCGACACGGCGGTGTTGCTCGTGAGTGACGTCTGCGGCGCCCTGTGCCGTTTCTGCTTTCGCAAGCGACTGTTCATGGACGACAACCAGGAAGTATCCCGAGACGTTTCCGCGGGTCTGGCCTACATACGCCGACACCCGGAAATCAACAACGTTCTCGTCACCGGCGGCGACCCGTTGCTGCTGTCAACCCGCCGCCTCACGGAAATCGTCGAGCAGCTTCGTGCCATCGACCATGTGCGCATCATCCGCATCGGCAGCAAAATGCCCGCCTTTAATCCGTTTCGGATTCTGGACGACCCCGACCTGTTGCGCATGTTCAAAACCCACAGCCGGCCAGATCGGCGCATTTATCTGATGGCGCAGTTCAACCATCCCCGGGAACTGACCGAGGAAGCACGTCGTGCCCTGGACATGGTCCAGCAAAGCGGAGTCTGCATAATGCACCAGACCCCGATGATTCGCGGTGTCAATGACGACCCCACGACCCTGGGCGAACTGTTCAATGAACTGTCCTACCTCGGCGTCGCCCCGTATTACCTTTTTCAATGCCGCCCCACCGAAGGTAACGCCGCTTATACCGTACCAATCGAAGAGGGCTACCAGATTTTCGCCGAAGCCCTGAAAACCTGCTCCGGGCTGGCGCGCCGCTGCCGCTACACCATGTCGCATGCCACCGGCAAGATCGAAGTGGCGGGATTGACCGCAGAGCGCATCTTCTTCCGCTTTCATCGCCCTGCCGACTCCGAACAGAGCCTTTCCAACCTGCTGGTCTGCGCCCGCAACCCCAAAGCCTGCTGGCTGGACGATTACGCGGAAGCAAAATCCCCCCTCCGGCTGGCAAGAAACTCATTTCACTGA
- a CDS encoding uridylate kinase encodes MAGRHEVYNKLQGETLVRKGLMQKHADIKPLRLIPDLQVVKIGGHGTIDFGRKVVMPLLEEVGEQASHHKMLVVTGGGVRVRHILDVGIDLGMPTGVLARLAGKISEQNAEMVALLLSKWGGTHVDSDDILDLPMLLKLGFLPVTHGTPPYGLFEHPPESGLIPPHRTDTGAFLMAEVLGAKSCILVKNVDGLFTENPTVNPDAELIEDITVDELLAMEMEDMVLESKLLYLLRDANSLKEVRIVNGHKPGNVTRALRGEKVGTVIRA; translated from the coding sequence ATGGCAGGTCGCCACGAAGTGTATAACAAACTGCAGGGGGAGACGCTGGTTCGCAAGGGGCTCATGCAAAAGCATGCCGACATAAAACCGCTTCGATTGATTCCGGATCTGCAGGTGGTAAAAATTGGTGGCCACGGTACCATCGATTTCGGTCGCAAGGTGGTTATGCCTCTGCTGGAAGAGGTCGGTGAGCAGGCCAGTCATCACAAGATGCTGGTGGTGACCGGCGGCGGGGTTCGGGTACGGCACATTCTCGATGTGGGTATTGACCTGGGCATGCCTACCGGCGTACTGGCCAGGCTGGCCGGAAAAATCAGCGAACAGAATGCGGAGATGGTGGCTTTGCTGCTGTCAAAATGGGGCGGGACCCACGTGGACAGCGACGATATCCTCGATTTGCCCATGCTGCTTAAGCTCGGCTTTTTACCCGTAACCCATGGCACGCCGCCCTATGGCCTGTTCGAACATCCACCGGAGAGTGGTTTGATCCCTCCACACCGGACCGATACGGGCGCGTTTTTGATGGCGGAGGTTCTCGGTGCCAAAAGCTGCATCCTGGTTAAAAATGTCGACGGTTTGTTTACCGAGAACCCGACGGTCAATCCCGATGCTGAACTGATCGAGGATATTACCGTCGACGAACTGCTGGCCATGGAAATGGAAGATATGGTTCTTGAAAGCAAGCTTCTCTATCTGTTGCGCGATGCCAATAGTCTCAAGGAAGTACGCATTGTCAATGGCCACAAGCCCGGCAATGTAACCAGGGCCCTGCGCGGCGAAAAGGTCGGAACCGTCATTCGCGCCTGA
- a CDS encoding acetyl-CoA hydrolase/transferase C-terminal domain-containing protein, with product MSILDDRIACPHLRERIKTTREVLPYFKDGMTLGWSGFTPVGYPKAIPKALADHVEKNGLQGKMRFNLLIGASVGTETEDRWASLDMIARRWPYQSGKNIQKGINSGRIRMQDKHLSMFAQDLLYGFYTKDFGGSLDLGIVEASAIKEDGSIILAGSVGIAGEIIHTAKHLIIELNTTIPSYEGLHDIVLPEPPPHRRPHMICKVNDRIGTTYVPCDTDKILAIVESREPDKGRALGATDEISERIAGHILDFFQAEVKAGRLPINLLPLQSGVGNIANAVVGGLVNGPFCNLSVYTEVLQDTMLDFFDSGKLEYASATSLSFSAEGFERFYKKWDDYTRRIVLRPQQIANNPEMIRRLGVIAMNTPVEFDIYAHANSTLVGGTRMINGIGGSGDFLRNAFLSIMHSPSVRPTKSDPTGITCVVPMVPHVDHTEHDLDVLVTEQGLADLRGLCPRDRAQLIINKCSHPAYRPLLQEYLDRATHECLARGAGHEPHLLDRVFRMQQHLATHGSMKIGSWD from the coding sequence ATGTCCATTCTGGATGATCGCATCGCTTGCCCGCATCTGCGCGAGCGCATCAAAACCACCCGGGAAGTCCTGCCGTACTTCAAAGATGGCATGACCCTCGGCTGGTCCGGGTTCACCCCCGTGGGCTACCCCAAGGCCATTCCCAAGGCGCTGGCGGACCATGTCGAAAAAAACGGCCTGCAGGGAAAAATGCGTTTCAACCTGCTTATCGGAGCATCCGTCGGCACCGAAACCGAGGACCGCTGGGCTTCTTTGGACATGATCGCCAGACGCTGGCCCTACCAGAGCGGCAAAAACATCCAGAAAGGGATCAACTCCGGCCGCATCCGCATGCAGGACAAACACCTGTCCATGTTCGCGCAGGATCTGCTCTACGGTTTTTACACCAAGGATTTCGGTGGCAGCCTTGACCTGGGAATTGTCGAAGCAAGCGCCATCAAGGAAGACGGCAGCATCATTCTGGCCGGCTCGGTCGGCATCGCCGGGGAGATCATCCATACCGCAAAGCACCTGATTATCGAGCTGAACACCACCATCCCCTCCTATGAGGGCCTGCACGACATCGTCCTGCCCGAACCGCCGCCCCACCGCCGACCGCACATGATCTGCAAGGTCAACGACCGTATCGGCACCACCTACGTCCCCTGCGACACCGACAAGATTCTCGCCATCGTGGAATCGCGGGAACCCGACAAAGGCCGCGCGCTGGGCGCCACCGACGAGATTTCCGAACGTATCGCCGGACATATCCTCGATTTCTTCCAGGCGGAAGTCAAGGCAGGACGGCTGCCCATCAACCTTTTGCCGCTGCAATCGGGAGTCGGCAACATCGCCAACGCCGTGGTTGGCGGACTGGTCAATGGACCCTTCTGCAACCTTTCGGTCTATACCGAAGTCCTGCAGGATACCATGCTCGACTTTTTCGACTCGGGCAAACTGGAGTATGCTTCGGCAACATCCCTGTCCTTCTCGGCGGAGGGATTTGAGCGGTTTTACAAAAAATGGGACGACTACACCCGCAGGATCGTGCTGCGACCCCAGCAGATCGCCAACAACCCCGAGATGATCCGGCGTTTGGGCGTCATCGCCATGAACACCCCCGTCGAGTTCGATATCTACGCCCACGCCAACTCGACCCTGGTCGGTGGCACGCGCATGATCAACGGCATCGGCGGTTCCGGCGACTTTTTACGCAACGCCTTTTTGTCGATCATGCACTCTCCCTCCGTACGCCCGACCAAAAGCGACCCCACGGGCATTACCTGCGTGGTGCCGATGGTACCCCACGTCGATCATACCGAACACGATCTCGATGTGCTGGTAACCGAACAAGGGCTGGCCGATCTGCGCGGCCTCTGCCCCCGCGATCGCGCACAGCTCATCATCAACAAATGCTCACATCCGGCCTATCGCCCCCTGCTGCAGGAGTATCTCGACCGGGCCACCCATGAATGCCTCGCCCGCGGCGCCGGCCACGAACCGCACCTGCTCGACCGGGTATTCCGCATGCAGCAGCATCTTGCGACCCACGGCAGCATGAAAATCGGCTCCTGGGACTGA
- a CDS encoding outer membrane protein assembly factor BamD, producing MKSLIFSLSALCLLAACSTAKLPEPQTAEEYFLRGEQAFAGKEYTAAIEAYQKAMEIYETAELNRRAELRIADAHFASKDYVEASAGYENYLKRHPGTEQSARVMFQLGESYFNQILAIDRDQTATRNALITFESLIKLYPTAPESATAPERIKACRNHLAANQLYIGLFYYKTDEHRAAIGRFSQTLDTFPDSPDKDQVYYYLGSTFLKNGHPNLAVTTFEQLIAEFPRSPLAVKAKAILREKF from the coding sequence ATGAAGTCGCTTATCTTCTCCCTGTCCGCCCTGTGCCTGCTGGCAGCCTGCTCGACGGCCAAGCTGCCCGAACCGCAGACCGCCGAAGAATATTTCCTTCGCGGAGAGCAGGCTTTTGCCGGCAAGGAATATACGGCTGCCATCGAGGCCTATCAAAAGGCCATGGAAATTTACGAAACAGCAGAACTGAACCGGCGCGCCGAACTACGCATAGCCGATGCCCACTTCGCCAGCAAGGACTATGTCGAGGCGTCGGCCGGATACGAAAATTATCTGAAGCGCCACCCCGGAACAGAGCAATCGGCCCGTGTCATGTTCCAGCTTGGAGAATCCTACTTCAACCAGATTCTGGCCATCGACCGCGACCAGACGGCCACACGCAACGCATTGATAACCTTTGAAAGCCTTATCAAGCTATACCCGACGGCTCCCGAAAGCGCTACCGCTCCCGAACGGATCAAGGCCTGTCGCAATCACCTGGCGGCCAACCAGCTGTATATCGGCCTGTTTTACTACAAGACCGACGAGCACCGGGCCGCCATCGGCAGATTCAGCCAGACGCTGGACACCTTCCCCGACAGCCCGGACAAGGACCAGGTCTACTACTACCTGGGGAGCACTTTTCTGAAAAACGGCCACCCCAACCTTGCCGTCACGACTTTCGAACAGCTTATCGCCGAATTTCCGCGCAGCCCCCTGGCTGTGAAGGCGAAAGCCATTTTGCGCGAAAAATTCTGA